Proteins from a single region of Merismopedia glauca CCAP 1448/3:
- a CDS encoding ABC1 kinase family protein, translated as MSQFKLAQNRRYDSQAIARYYNLRPWLGIWRTLSIAWMFTGFIVSLKLDEWTNQVEQKKLKRATQLRVILTKLGPTFIKVGQALSTRPDLVRQDFLEELIKLQDKLPPFDNALAFEIIERELGRSVDEAYQEISPEPVAAASLGQVYKAKLYSGEEVAVKVQRPNLLPVISLDLYLMRWAASWLGPLLPLNLGHNLAIIVDEFGTKLFEEIDYQNEGRNAEKFALNFRDDPDVKVPAIYWRYSGHRVLTLEWLNGCKLTDTESIKAGGLDIDSLIEIGVTSGLKQLLEYGFFHADPHPGNLFAMPDGRMGYIDFGMMDQLEQEAKETIAASIVHLINKDYESLAANFVKLGFLTPETDIMPIVPALEAVLGNAIGESVKDFNFKTITDCFSSLMYEYPFRLPAKFALIIRSLVTQEGLALTLNPEFKIVEIGYPYVAQRLLKGETPEMRKRLLEVLFKDGKIQWQRLENMIGIASTDGNFNLLPTAQLGIQYLISDEGQFLRQQIVLALTDNHRLHTEEVSRLWNLVKGELQPSKLINVAWDALTSSFIPAYSGTGDTQVSEPSQSVKR; from the coding sequence GTGAGTCAGTTTAAACTTGCTCAGAATAGACGCTACGATTCACAAGCGATCGCCCGTTATTATAACCTTCGCCCTTGGTTGGGAATCTGGCGTACATTAAGCATTGCGTGGATGTTCACCGGTTTTATAGTTAGCCTGAAGTTAGATGAATGGACTAACCAGGTTGAACAGAAAAAGTTAAAAAGGGCGACTCAATTGCGAGTCATATTGACTAAATTAGGACCTACATTTATTAAAGTTGGTCAAGCATTATCTACCAGACCAGATTTAGTTCGTCAAGACTTTTTAGAAGAATTAATTAAATTACAAGACAAATTACCACCTTTTGATAACGCCTTAGCCTTTGAAATTATTGAAAGAGAACTAGGACGCAGCGTAGACGAAGCTTACCAAGAAATCTCACCAGAACCTGTCGCCGCAGCTAGTTTAGGACAAGTCTACAAAGCTAAATTATACTCTGGCGAAGAAGTTGCCGTTAAGGTACAACGTCCCAATTTATTACCAGTCATTAGTTTAGACTTATACTTGATGCGCTGGGCAGCAAGTTGGTTAGGACCTTTATTACCTCTGAATTTGGGTCATAACTTAGCTATTATAGTTGATGAATTCGGCACAAAGTTGTTTGAAGAAATTGACTATCAAAACGAAGGACGCAACGCCGAAAAATTTGCCTTAAACTTCCGCGACGATCCAGATGTCAAGGTTCCAGCCATCTATTGGCGCTACAGTGGTCATCGAGTCTTAACTCTAGAATGGCTCAATGGCTGTAAACTAACTGATACTGAAAGCATCAAAGCTGGTGGATTGGATATAGATTCCCTCATTGAAATTGGGGTAACATCTGGATTGAAGCAACTTCTAGAATACGGCTTTTTCCACGCCGATCCTCATCCAGGAAACCTATTTGCCATGCCTGATGGGCGCATGGGTTATATTGATTTTGGGATGATGGATCAGTTGGAACAAGAGGCAAAAGAAACTATTGCGGCTTCCATAGTCCATCTGATTAACAAAGATTATGAGTCTTTAGCCGCCAATTTTGTGAAATTGGGTTTTCTAACTCCAGAAACCGATATTATGCCGATTGTCCCAGCTTTAGAAGCTGTATTGGGCAATGCAATTGGTGAAAGCGTCAAGGATTTTAACTTCAAAACCATCACCGATTGCTTCTCTAGTTTGATGTATGAATATCCCTTCCGTCTCCCAGCCAAATTTGCCTTAATTATCCGTTCTTTAGTCACCCAAGAAGGTTTAGCCTTAACTCTCAACCCAGAATTCAAAATTGTCGAAATTGGCTATCCCTATGTAGCGCAACGACTGCTGAAAGGAGAAACGCCAGAAATGCGTAAGCGGTTGCTAGAAGTGTTGTTTAAAGACGGTAAAATTCAGTGGCAACGGCTAGAAAACATGATTGGGATTGCTAGCACTGATGGTAACTTTAACCTGTTGCCTACAGCCCAACTAGGAATACAATACCTGATATCAGATGAAGGTCAGTTCTTGCGCCAGCAAATAGTCTTGGCTTTGACAGATAACCACAGACTACACACCGAAGAAGTGTCTAGGTTGTGGAATTTAGTCAAAGGGGAATTGCAGCCATCTAAACTAATTAATGTGGCTTGGGATGCCTTGACCTCAAGTTTCATCCCAGCATATAGTGGTACGGGCGATACTCAGGTTTCTGAGCCAAGTCAATCTGTAAAAAGATGA
- a CDS encoding esterase-like activity of phytase family protein gives MISNKYRVNLKAIALSTVLFSAISSTPSQAANITSLDFIGQATVATRTQFQGTEIGGLSGITYNSHTNKYYAISDDRSTINPARFYTLDIDLSSGSLTSSNINFTSVTNLTQPDDSVFAPNSLDPEGIALLGNSIFVSSEGEVSSNRIINPFINQFDLATGQQIQALPIANKFLPLPLTIPTERGIRNNLALESLTITEDRQYLFSATENALVQDGNEASLTDGSPSRILKYDLTTGQPIAEYLYQTEPIFSDSNPPGGFKTNGLVELLALDNNGNCFLSMERAFAAGVGNSVKIYESCIGNATNIVNIPSLNANGTNDITPVQKRLLLDLSTLGLKLDNLEGITFGSNLPDGRRSLIIVSDNNFSTSQETQFLAFAVNQTSVPEPSGIVGISMLVAWGWWKRRK, from the coding sequence ATGATATCAAACAAATATAGAGTAAATCTGAAGGCGATCGCTCTTTCTACTGTCTTGTTTTCTGCTATATCATCTACACCCAGTCAAGCTGCAAATATTACTAGTTTAGATTTTATCGGTCAAGCAACTGTCGCAACTAGAACTCAGTTTCAGGGGACTGAGATAGGTGGTTTATCTGGTATTACCTACAATTCTCATACAAACAAATATTATGCAATTTCTGACGATCGCAGTACTATTAATCCAGCCCGATTCTATACTTTAGATATCGATCTCAGTTCTGGTTCTTTAACTTCTAGTAACATCAATTTCACCAGTGTTACTAACTTAACTCAACCAGATGACTCGGTTTTTGCCCCAAATAGTTTAGATCCAGAAGGCATCGCTCTCTTAGGAAACTCAATTTTTGTTTCTTCTGAAGGAGAAGTTTCTAGTAATAGAATTATTAATCCTTTTATTAATCAATTCGATTTAGCTACTGGACAACAAATACAAGCTTTACCTATAGCTAATAAGTTTTTACCTCTACCACTAACTATTCCAACTGAGCGAGGAATTCGGAATAACTTAGCTTTGGAAAGCTTAACCATTACAGAAGATCGACAATATCTATTTTCCGCTACAGAAAATGCTTTAGTTCAAGATGGAAATGAAGCTAGTTTGACAGATGGAAGTCCATCTAGAATTCTCAAATACGATCTAACTACTGGACAACCAATTGCTGAATATCTGTATCAAACAGAACCGATATTTTCAGACAGCAATCCCCCAGGTGGGTTTAAAACTAATGGTTTAGTAGAATTACTAGCTTTAGACAATAATGGCAATTGTTTCTTGTCAATGGAAAGGGCTTTTGCGGCTGGAGTTGGTAATTCTGTGAAAATCTATGAAAGTTGTATCGGAAACGCCACTAATATTGTTAATATTCCTAGCCTTAATGCTAATGGAACCAATGATATTACTCCCGTACAAAAGCGTTTATTACTAGATTTAAGCACATTGGGATTAAAGCTAGATAACCTAGAGGGAATTACCTTTGGCTCTAATTTACCAGATGGCAGGCGATCGCTCATCATTGTCAGCGATAATAACTTCAGTACTTCCCAAGAAACTCAATTCCTGGCTTTTGCAGTCAATCAAACTTCCGTACCCGAACCATCAGGAATTGTGGGGATTTCAATGTTAGTTGCTTGGGGTTGGTGGAAACGGAGAAAATAG
- a CDS encoding nitrilase-related carbon-nitrogen hydrolase, with protein MSTNPIDSFRALALQVTCHAVNQASDRAQARSMMQEAIDRLGQQIAGSIAFIGSDCRLIVLPEYFLTGFPLGESIAVWAEKACLEIAGAEYKALGQIAQKYNIFLAGNAYELDPNFPKLYFQTCFVIDPSGSVVLRYRRLNSMFAPTPHDVWDKYLDCYGLEGVFPVAKTEIGNLAALASEEILYPEVARCLAMRGAEIFLHSTSEVYGKERSPKDAAKIVRAVENMAYVVSANTAGINNIPIPVASADGGSKIVDYRGLVLAETATGESMAAFAEIDLAALRRYRRRPGLNNLLSRQRFELYAESYSQSHFYPANTIQDQEVDRKHFLQTQQDAIAHLADRGII; from the coding sequence CAACCAATCCCATCGACTCATTCCGAGCTTTAGCACTCCAGGTAACTTGTCATGCCGTAAATCAGGCAAGCGATCGCGCCCAAGCCCGTTCTATGATGCAAGAGGCGATAGATCGGTTGGGACAACAAATTGCTGGCAGTATTGCTTTTATTGGCTCTGACTGTCGTTTAATTGTCCTACCAGAATACTTTTTGACAGGCTTTCCTCTAGGTGAATCGATCGCTGTATGGGCAGAAAAGGCTTGTTTAGAAATAGCTGGGGCTGAGTATAAAGCACTAGGTCAAATTGCCCAAAAATATAATATCTTTTTGGCTGGTAACGCCTACGAACTCGATCCCAACTTTCCCAAATTGTACTTTCAAACTTGCTTTGTTATTGACCCCAGTGGATCGGTTGTGTTGCGGTATCGACGGTTAAATTCCATGTTTGCGCCAACACCCCACGATGTCTGGGATAAGTATTTGGACTGCTATGGCTTGGAAGGAGTTTTTCCGGTTGCAAAGACGGAAATTGGTAATTTAGCAGCTTTAGCCTCGGAAGAGATTTTGTATCCTGAAGTAGCTAGGTGCTTGGCAATGCGCGGTGCAGAGATTTTCTTGCACTCTACCTCAGAAGTATATGGCAAAGAGCGATCGCCCAAAGATGCTGCTAAAATTGTCCGTGCTGTAGAAAATATGGCTTATGTAGTTTCAGCCAATACCGCAGGGATTAATAATATTCCTATTCCCGTTGCTTCTGCTGATGGAGGCTCTAAAATAGTTGATTATCGCGGATTAGTTTTAGCAGAGACAGCTACAGGCGAGAGCATGGCAGCATTTGCCGAAATTGACTTAGCTGCTTTACGTCGTTACCGTCGCCGTCCTGGATTAAATAATTTGCTTTCACGCCAAAGATTTGAGCTATATGCAGAAAGTTACAGCCAATCTCATTTCTATCCAGCTAATACCATACAAGATCAAGAAGTAGACCGCAAACACTTTTTGCAAACTCAACAAGATGCGATCGCGCATTTAGCGGATCGGGGGATAATTTAA